Genomic window (Halorientalis sp. LT38):
TGGACGGCGACCGTCGACGCTGACGGGGTGGCGTGGCAGGCGACCCTGGACACACCGGCGCGGTCGGTTCGCCGAGCAGACGGGAACTACCTCGTCCGGACGGAGGCGGGCTGGCACCGCGTTGATGCCGCTGGAACCGTCCTCGAAACCGACGTGTTCGGCGGCCGTCCGTATCCGATGACGGCGACGACGGACGGACGGCTGTTCGTCGGGACGACCGACGAAGACGGTCTGCTCGTCGCAACCACCGAGGACGGCACCGAGAGGTGGCGCGAGCGGATCGGTGGTGAGCGTCGAGAGGAACTGACGGACGTCGTCGCCCTCTCGGATGGCGGTGCCCTCGCCGTCGGTGCCACGCGGTCCTACCGGAGCGCACAAGAAGTCGCTTCGGCAACGGCGACACCGGACGGAACCGAGATGCGCTCGAACGCGTGGCTCGTCCGCGTCGACCTTTGAACACCGTCGGCAACCCGTATCACTCGGATTCGACCACGACGACACCGCGCGCTCCGGCACCTTCGTGCGGTTGACAGTAGTACCGATACGTGCCGGCTGTCTCGAACGTGTGCTCGAAGGTCGCGTCGGCGGCGGCGCTGACTGCACCGGAATCGAACGCCTCGCTCGCCGCGAAAATGTTGTGTGTTCCGCCCTCGCCGGTCCACGCCCAGCGGACGGTCGTTCCGGTGGAGATCCGAAGGACGGCTGGATCGAACTCTCGTTCGTTCGACGTGTCGGTACCGACGGAGACGGTCGCCGTCGCCTGGCCGGTCCTGTCGCCGAAACTGTTCTCCGCCGCGCTCCCGAGCCACTCCAGAGTGTCGCCCTCGAGCGCCCTCTCGGCAGGTGACGGCGTCGGGGTCTGCGTCGCAGTCACTTCGAGCTCTTCGTTCGACGGCCGATCGGACGGATCGGTGAACTGCAAGCACCCGCCCAGAGAACCCGCGAGGACGCCACCCAGGGACAGTACTCGTCGTCGACTCGACTCCATACGTGTCCGACAGATCCCGAGGGTCCGGTAAAAACCCACCGGGGACGACCTCCGGTGGACGGCGATCACGACCCCACTCACGCCAGCAGACCCCGCATTTCCCCGAGATCCAGCAGCCCGCTCGCGATCGCCAGACCGGCCCAGACCGCGCCGCCCACGAGGACCGCCCCCGCCAACGTGAGGACGCCGGAGACGTGGGGGATCAGGGGCC
Coding sequences:
- a CDS encoding halocyanin domain-containing protein, translated to MESSRRRVLSLGGVLAGSLGGCLQFTDPSDRPSNEELEVTATQTPTPSPAERALEGDTLEWLGSAAENSFGDRTGQATATVSVGTDTSNEREFDPAVLRISTGTTVRWAWTGEGGTHNIFAASEAFDSGAVSAAADATFEHTFETAGTYRYYCQPHEGAGARGVVVVESE